A DNA window from Elephas maximus indicus isolate mEleMax1 chromosome 17, mEleMax1 primary haplotype, whole genome shotgun sequence contains the following coding sequences:
- the GPAT2 gene encoding glycerol-3-phosphate acyltransferase 2, mitochondrial: protein MLEARLQTQQDEGRRHNGRETSLWSSGFGMKLEAVTPFLGKYRPFVGRCCQTCTPKSWESLFHRSVTDLGFCDVILVKEENTRFRGWLVRRLCYFLWSMEQHIPPCRDAPQKIMESPGIQNIISGRAPGGAGEGQVPGLVKKEVQRILDHIQAPPCPLLLRLFSWVLLRLLNCLFMNVQLHKGHVKMAHKAAQAGSPLVLLSTHKSLLDGILLPFVLLTQGLGLLRVAWNPHTCSPALRALLRKLGGLFLPPEANLSLDSSEGVLARAVVQAAIEQLLVSGQPLLIFLEEPPGVRGPRLSALGQAWLGVVVQAVQAAIVPDAVVLPVAVTYDLAPDVLPDVHHASTPLGLWTGALAILRSLRSCWGHSHRACVRVHLAQPFSLQEYTNNARSCWGSRQTLEQLLQPIVLGQWTVVPDTEKEQEWTPVTGPLLALKEEDQLLVRRLSRHVLHASVASSAVMSTAIMATLLLFRHQKGVFLSRLLGEFSWLTEETLLRGFDVGFSGQLRCLVQHALSLLRAHVVLLRVRQGDLVVVPRPGPGLAHLARRSAELLPAFLSEAVGACAVRGLLAARAAPEGRGELQGAELLSQSELYRQVLLLLHLLPQDLLLLQPCQSSYCYGQEVLDRLIQCGLLVAEETPGSRLACDTGRRLSAKLLWKPTGDFTDSDSDDFEEAEGRYFRLSQQSRCPDFFLFLCRLLSPLLRAFAQAATFLCQGQLPDTEAGYTEQLFQFLEVSAQEEGFFECVDPKLAASAVWTFRDLGVLQEMPSPAGPVLHLSPTFASRDSQEKLERFIRQFICS, encoded by the exons ATGTTGGAAGCCAGGCTCCAGACCCAGCAGGATGAGGGGAGGAGACACAACGGCCGGGAG ACCAGCCTGTGGTCCTCAGGCTTTGGGATGAAGCTGGAGGCTGTCACCCCATTCCTGGGAAAGTACCGTCCCTTTGTGGGTCGCTGCTGCCAGACCTGTACTCCTAAGAGCTGG GAATCCCTCTTCCACAGAAGCGTAACGGATCTAGGCTTCTGTGATGTGATCTTGGTGAAGGAGGAGAACACCAG GTTTCGGGGCTGGCTGGTTCGGAGGCTGTGCTATTTTCTGTGGTCGATGGAACAGCATATACCCCCCTGCCGGGATGCCCCGCAGAAGATCATGGAAAGCCCTGG GATACAGAACATCATCTCGGGGAGGGCCCCgggaggggctggggaagggCAGGTGCCAGGTCTCGTGAAGAAAGAGGTACAACGCATCCTGGACCACATCCAGGCCCCACCCTGCCCCTTGCTGCTCAG GCTCTTCAGCTGGGTGCTGCTGCGGCTCCTGAACTGCCTCTTCATGAACGTGCAGCTCCACAAGGGTCACGTGAAGATGGCTCACAAGGCCGCCCAGGCG GGCTCGCCGCTCGTCCTCCTCTCCACCCACAAGTCtctcctggatgggatcctgctGCCCTTCGTGCTCCTCACCCAGGGCCTGGGCCTGCTCCGTGTGGCTTGGAACCCCCACACCTGCTCCCCTGCCCTCAG AGCTCTGCTGAGGAAGCTGGGGGGCCTCTTCCTGCCTCCAGAGGCCAACCTCTCCCTGGACAGCTCTGAGGGGGTCCTTGCCAGGGCTGTGGTTCAGGCT GCCATAGAGCAGCTGCTGGTCAGCGGGCAGCCCCTGCTTATCTTCCTGGAGGAGCCCCCTGGGGTCCGGGGGCCACGGCTGTCAGCCCTAGGCCAGGCCTGGCTGGGAGTGGTGGTGCAAGCGGTCCAGGCAGCCATCGTCCCAGATGCAGTGGTGCTGCCAGTGGCTGTCACCTATGACCTGGCTCCAGACGTACTGCCTGACGTACACCAC GCTTCGACCCCGCTGGGGCTGTGGACAGGAGCCCTGGCCATCTTGCGGAGCCTGCGCAGCTGTTGGGGCCACAGCCACCGGGCCTGTGTCCGCGTGCACCTGGCCCAGCCCTTCTCCCTGCAG GAATACACCAACAACGCCAGAAGCTGCTGGGGCAGCAGGCAGACCCTGGAGCAGCTGCTGCAGCCCATCGTGCTGGGCCAGTG GACCGTTGTCCCAGACACGGAGAAGGAGCAGGAGTGGACCCCGGTGACCGGGCCCCTCCTGGCCCTGAAGGAAGAGGACCAGCTCCTGGTCAGAAGGCTGAGCCGTCACGTCTTGCATG CCAGCGTGGCGAGTTCAGCGGTGATGAGCACGGCCATCATGGCGACGCTGCTGctcttcaggcaccagaag ggTGTGTTCCTGTCTCGGCTGCTGGGCGAGTTCTCCTGGCTGACGGAGGAGACCCTGCTGCGCGGCTTCGACGTGGGCTTCTCGGGGCAGCTCCGGTGCCTCGTGCAGCACGCGCTGAGCCTGCTGCGGGCACACGTGGTCCTGCTGCGCGTCCGCCAGGGGGACTTGGTGGTGGTGCCGCGGCCGGGCCCGGGCCTGGCACACCTAGCGCGCCGGAGTGCCGAGCTGCTGCCTGCCTTCCTGAGCGAGGCCGTGGGCG CCTGTGCTGTGCGGGGGCTGCTGGCAGCCAGAGCGGCACCCGAGGGGCGCGGGGAGCTGCAGGGCGCGGAGCTGCTGAGCCAGAGCGAGCTGTACCGCCAGGTCCTGCTGCTGCTGCACCTGCTGCCTCAGGACCTGTTGCTTCTGCAG ccctgcCAGTCTTCCTACTGCTACGGCCAGGAGGTGCTGGACCGGCTCATCCAGTGTGGCCTGCTGGTTGCTGAGGAG accccaggGTCCCGGCTGGCCTGTGACACAGGGCGACGTTTGAGTGCAAAGCTGCTGTGGAAACCAACTGGGGACTTCACTGATAGTGACAGCGATGACTTTGAGGAGGCCGAAGGCCGGTACTTCAGG CTCAGCCAGCAGTCACGCTGCCCtgacttcttcctcttcctctgccGCCTGCTCAGCCCActgctcagggcctttgcacaagctGCCACCTTTCTCTGCCAGGGGCAGCTTCCCGATACAG AGGCGGGCTACACAGAGCAGCTGTTCCAGTTCTTAGAGGTCAGCGCCCAGGAGGAAGggttctttg AGTGTGTGGACCCAAAACTTGCTGCCAGTGCTGTCTGGACCTTCAGAGACTTAGGG GTGCTGCAGGAGATGCCAAGCCCTGCAGGCCCCGTACTCCACCTGTCGCCGACATTCGCCAGCCGAGACAGTCAGGAAAAGCTGGAGCGGTTCATCCGGCAGTTCATCTGTAGCTAG